Proteins encoded by one window of Dyella humicola:
- the serS gene encoding serine--tRNA ligase yields MLDPALLRSRLAETAERLKETRGFTLDVAAIEALESQRKQLSTETQELQNLRNTRSKAIGQAKGKGEDVAPLMAEVTGIGDKLKANEQALADVQAKLTEISLGLPNIPHASVPLGNDENENLEILRWGTPRQFDFPVKDHVDLGERHGWLDGEAGAKLSGSRFTVMRGQLARLHRALAQFMLDLQTGEHGYLECNVPVIVNADSMLGTGQLPKFEEDLFATQVGDSKRYLIPTAEVPLTNLVRDTIQEADALPLRMTAHTLCFRAEAGSYGRDVRGMIRQHQFEKIEMVQIVRAGDSYAQLEEMVGHAEKVLQLLGLPYRKVLLCTGDMGFGSAKTYDLEVWLPSQNTYREISSCSNFEDFQARRLQARVRNPETGKPELVHTLNGSGLAVGRTLVAVMENYQNTDGSISVPEALRPYMRGMDKVA; encoded by the coding sequence ATGCTGGACCCCGCACTGCTGCGTTCGCGCCTGGCCGAAACCGCCGAGCGCCTCAAGGAAACCCGTGGTTTCACGCTCGACGTGGCCGCCATCGAGGCCTTGGAGAGTCAGCGCAAGCAGCTGTCCACCGAGACCCAGGAACTGCAGAACCTGCGCAATACGCGGTCCAAGGCCATCGGCCAGGCCAAGGGCAAGGGCGAAGACGTCGCCCCGCTGATGGCCGAAGTCACCGGTATCGGCGACAAGCTCAAGGCCAACGAACAGGCGCTGGCCGACGTACAGGCCAAGCTCACCGAGATCTCGCTGGGCCTGCCGAACATTCCGCATGCCTCCGTGCCGCTGGGCAACGACGAAAACGAGAACCTGGAAATCCTGCGCTGGGGCACGCCGCGCCAGTTCGATTTCCCGGTCAAGGATCACGTCGACCTTGGCGAGCGTCACGGCTGGCTGGACGGCGAGGCCGGCGCCAAGCTATCCGGTTCGCGCTTCACCGTGATGCGCGGCCAGCTGGCCCGCCTGCATCGTGCACTCGCGCAGTTCATGCTCGACCTGCAGACCGGCGAGCACGGTTATCTCGAATGCAACGTGCCGGTGATCGTCAACGCCGACAGCATGCTTGGCACCGGCCAGCTGCCCAAGTTCGAAGAAGACCTGTTTGCCACCCAGGTGGGCGACAGCAAGCGTTATCTAATTCCCACCGCCGAAGTGCCGCTGACCAACCTGGTGCGCGACACCATCCAGGAAGCCGACGCACTGCCGCTGCGCATGACCGCGCACACGCTGTGCTTCCGCGCCGAGGCAGGCAGCTACGGCCGCGATGTGCGCGGCATGATCCGCCAGCACCAGTTCGAGAAGATCGAGATGGTGCAGATTGTCCGCGCCGGCGATTCCTATGCCCAGCTGGAAGAAATGGTCGGCCACGCCGAAAAGGTGCTGCAGCTGCTCGGCTTGCCGTATCGCAAGGTGCTGCTGTGCACCGGCGACATGGGCTTCGGCTCGGCCAAGACCTACGACCTGGAAGTGTGGCTGCCCAGCCAGAACACCTACCGCGAAATCTCCAGCTGCTCCAACTTCGAAGACTTCCAGGCCCGCCGCCTGCAGGCCCGCGTACGTAACCCGGAAACCGGCAAGCCTGAGCTGGTGCACACGCTCAACGGTTCCGGCCTCGCCGTCGGCCGCACCCTGGTCGCCGTGATGGAGAACTATCAGAACACCGACGGTTCGATCAGCGTGCCCGAGGCACTCCGCCCGTATATGCGCGGCATGGACAAGGTCGCCTGA
- a CDS encoding replication-associated recombination protein A has protein sequence MSRRDMYDAPGLFAESDELKPLAERMRPRTLDEIVGQQRVLAPGKALRRALEAGRVHSMVLWGPPGCGKTTIALLVARYADADFRAISAVLSGLPDVRKALAEAEANFAQGRRTVLFVDEVHRFNKAQQDAFLPHIERGIIIFIGATTENPSFELNSALLSRCRVHVLESVTIDDIVTALKRALNDHERGLGEMALEVADESLRLIAHAADGDVRRGLTLLEIAAELAENHHIDDATLTQVLADRTRRFDKGGEQFYDQISALHKSVRSSDPDAAVYWLCRMLDGGVDPLYLARRMTRMAVEDVGLAEPRAWRMALDAWDTYERLGSPEGELGLAQLAIWLAIAPKSNAAYKAYNQARALIRETGTLDVPMHLRNAPTKLMKGLGYGTGYQYDHDAEGGVALDQQCLPDQLDGTVFYEPVERGLELKLREKLLSLREARRQARNK, from the coding sequence ATGTCACGCCGCGATATGTACGACGCCCCGGGCCTGTTTGCTGAGTCCGATGAATTGAAGCCCCTGGCCGAACGCATGCGCCCGCGCACGCTCGACGAAATCGTCGGCCAGCAACGTGTGCTGGCACCCGGCAAGGCGCTGCGGCGCGCGCTCGAGGCCGGGCGCGTGCACTCCATGGTGTTGTGGGGGCCGCCCGGCTGCGGCAAGACCACGATTGCATTGTTGGTGGCGCGCTATGCGGATGCCGACTTCCGTGCGATCTCCGCCGTGCTCTCGGGCCTGCCTGATGTGCGCAAGGCGCTGGCCGAAGCGGAGGCCAACTTCGCCCAGGGACGCCGCACGGTGTTGTTCGTGGACGAGGTGCACCGCTTCAACAAGGCGCAGCAGGACGCGTTCCTGCCGCATATCGAGCGCGGCATCATCATCTTCATCGGCGCCACCACCGAGAATCCGTCGTTTGAGCTGAACTCCGCGCTGCTTTCGCGCTGCCGCGTGCATGTGCTCGAGTCGGTGACGATTGACGACATCGTCACCGCACTCAAGCGCGCCTTGAATGATCACGAGCGCGGCCTCGGCGAGATGGCGCTGGAGGTTGCGGACGAGTCGCTGCGCTTGATCGCGCACGCTGCCGATGGCGATGTGCGTCGCGGCCTGACGCTGTTGGAGATCGCTGCCGAGCTGGCCGAGAACCACCACATCGACGACGCCACGCTGACCCAGGTGCTGGCCGATCGCACGCGGCGTTTCGACAAGGGCGGCGAGCAGTTCTACGACCAGATCTCGGCGCTGCATAAATCCGTGCGTTCGTCCGATCCCGACGCTGCCGTGTACTGGCTGTGCCGCATGCTGGATGGCGGCGTCGACCCGCTCTATCTCGCCCGCCGCATGACCCGCATGGCGGTGGAAGATGTCGGCCTGGCCGAGCCGCGCGCATGGCGCATGGCGCTGGATGCGTGGGATACCTACGAGCGCCTGGGCAGCCCGGAAGGCGAACTGGGTCTGGCGCAGCTCGCTATCTGGCTGGCCATCGCGCCCAAGAGCAACGCGGCATACAAGGCCTATAACCAGGCCCGCGCCTTGATCCGCGAAACGGGCACGCTCGACGTGCCGATGCATTTGCGCAATGCGCCGACCAAGTTGATGAAAGGGCTTGGCTACGGCACCGGCTATCAGTACGACCACGATGCCGAAGGCGGTGTGGCGCTTGACCAGCAATGTTTGCCGGACCAGCTCGATGGCACGGTGTTCTACGAACCGGTAGAGCGCGGCCTGGAATTGAAGCTGCGCGAAAAGCTGTTGAGCTTGCGCGAGGCGAGGCGCCAAGCGCGCAATAAATGA
- a CDS encoding 2-hydroxychromene-2-carboxylate isomerase: MPITWYFDFISPFAWLQWPKVKALATTHPVTLRPILFAGVLDRRGQKGPAEIPFKREFTYRHALWRARQAGQSLRFPPAHPFNPLTSLRLCIAAGSSVAATDAIFDWIWGQGHAGDSVEALAPVAAHLGIADPAAAIADPAVKARLKANFDAAMEEGVFGVPTLSLDGRLFWGDDAHDFALACLLNPLLWDEPEMQRVATLPIGVARFT, from the coding sequence ATGCCGATCACCTGGTATTTCGACTTCATCTCCCCCTTTGCCTGGCTGCAATGGCCCAAGGTAAAGGCCCTCGCCACGACACATCCGGTGACCTTGCGTCCCATCCTGTTTGCCGGTGTGCTCGATCGTCGCGGGCAGAAAGGGCCTGCAGAAATTCCGTTCAAGCGCGAGTTCACTTATCGCCACGCCTTGTGGCGCGCCCGCCAAGCCGGTCAGTCACTGCGCTTTCCGCCTGCGCATCCGTTCAATCCGCTGACCTCACTGCGGCTATGCATTGCCGCCGGCAGCAGCGTGGCGGCAACGGATGCGATCTTCGATTGGATCTGGGGGCAGGGCCACGCGGGCGATAGCGTGGAAGCATTGGCACCGGTGGCAGCGCATCTGGGTATCGCCGATCCGGCGGCAGCTATCGCCGACCCTGCGGTCAAGGCGCGACTCAAGGCGAATTTCGATGCCGCCATGGAGGAGGGCGTGTTTGGCGTTCCCACGCTCTCGCTGGACGGCCGTCTTTTCTGGGGCGACGACGCCCATGATTTCGCGCTCGCCTGCCTGCTCAATCCGTTGCTTTGGGACGAGCCTGAGATGCAGCGTGTGGCGACCTTGCCGATTGGCGTAGCACGCTTCACCTGA